From one Botrytis cinerea B05.10 chromosome 7, complete sequence genomic stretch:
- the Bcsrf1 gene encoding Bcsrf1 produces the protein MATSDRLPRTTPGLGLPFEAYNNTFQHDSLTVPHQFSDSASVGSSENVAMKGKKRAGSQHVIRPKTYSSASYRTYSTQNTQSTTSTHAQNRAAQREVRSLPSWIDSYEENDNLASLQPKRVSTPSRIHPAQHNSTPTQSSQRISLDGYVDSDDDTYNAISDKKVETGFFGGLREPVRGRKWDHARDAEPVIVKSGVQPNAAVWRTFIKASSYGVPEREDRKLVDQSFLDNLTPGYNRPWCGDLEKGEGDDDDNITSLIYNKRKRETFLRRVQQTILMNPYVPLIFRLIVLITSMIALSIAASVHHLSNKYSYSQSPSTTMAIVVDVIAIPYTLYMTWDEYTGKPLGLRAPKAKIRLVLLDLFFIILEASNLTLAFDAISDDSGSCKVGNTGYNGVVCHRAKTLCAIITIALLAWGMTFAVSIFRLVERVGGREEPE, from the exons ATGGCAACATCAGATAGATTGCCACGGACCACACCAGGCCTGGGACTCCCATTCGAAGcatataataatacttttcaACATGATTCCCTTACAGTCCCACATCAGTTCTCGGATTCTGCGAGCGTCGGGTCGTCGGAGAATGTTGCCATGAAAGGGAAAAAGAGAGCTGGTTCTCAGCATGTCATTCGACCCAAGACCTACTCGTCCGCCTCGTATAGGACCTACAGTACGCAAAACACACAATCGACAACGAGCACGCATGCACAGAACCGAGCTGCTCAAAGAGAAGTTCGTTCACTTCCTT CCTGGATAGATTCATATGAAGAGAATGACAATCTAGCATCGCTGCAGCCCAAAAGAGTTTCCACCCCGTCGAGGATACATCCAGCACAGCATAATTCTACGCCGACTCAATCTTCGCAAAGAATATCTCTCGATGGATATGTTGACTCCGATGATGATACGTACAATGCCATAAGCGACAAGAAAGTAGAGACGGGTTTCTTTGGAGGTTTGCGCGAACCGGTCAGAGGTAGGAAATGGGACCATGCTAGAGATGCGGAACCTGTCATTGTTAAATCTGGGGTACAACCAAATGCAGCTGTATGGCGAACCTTTATCAAAGCATCGTCGTATGGTGTACCTGAAAGAGAGGATCGCAAATTAGTCGATCAATCATTTTTAGATAATCTAACTCCTGGTTACAATAGACCATGGTGCGGGGATCTCGAGAAGGGTGAAggtgacgatgatgataacaTTACATCTCTCATATACAACAAAAGGAAACGGGAAACCTTTTTGAGACGCGTGCAG CAAACCATTCTTATGAACCCTTATGTTCCCCTTATTTTTCGACTTATCGTGCTTATAACTTCAATGATCGCTTTGAGCATTGCAGCCTCGGTTCATCATCTCTCGAATAAATACTCCTATTCTCAAAGTCCATCTACAACTATGGCAATCGTAGTAGATGTGATTGCAATTCCGTATACTCTCTACATGACCTGGGATGAATATACGGGTAAACCGTTAGGCCTTCGAGCACCGAAAGCCAAAATTCGACTCGTTCTTTTAGATCTCTTTTTCATCATTCTCGAGGCTTCTAATTTGACATTAGCTTTTGATGCGATATCAGATGACAGTGGGAGCTGTAAAGTCGGAAATACAGGATATAATGGTGTGGTATGTCATAGAGCTAAAACACTCTGTGCCATAATAACTATAGCATTGCTCGCGTGGGGAATGACTTTTGCAGTCAGCATATTCCG GCTTGTAGAAAGGGTGGGCGGTCGAGAAGAGCCCGAATGA
- the Bcleu1 gene encoding Bcleu1 codes for MPTAEGRPQTLYDKVLQDHIVDERMDGTILLYIDRHLVHEVTSPQAFEGLKNAGRKVRRPDCTLATTDHNVPTSSRKSLKNIETFVEEEDSRLQCMTLEDNVKDFGITYFGLGDKRQGIVHIIGPEQGFTLPGTTVVCGDSHTSTHGAFGSLAFGIGTSEVEHVLATQTLITKRSKNMRIQIDGELAPGVTAKDVVLHAIGRIGTAGGTGAVIEFCGSVIRSLSMEGRMSICNMSIEGGARAGMIAPDEITFEYLKDRPLAPKYGSEEWERAIKYWKGLQSDENAKYDIDVFIDAKDVAPTVTWGTSPEDVVPITGSVPDPESYTDKGKKENAIKMLEYMGLTAGTPMEEIVLDKVFIGSCTNARIEDLRAAAGIVKGKKIADNIKRAMVVPGSGLVKSMAEDEGLDKIFTDAGFEWREAGCSMCLGMNPDILAPKERCASTSNRNFEGRQGAGSRTHLVSPASAAASAIVGKLTDVRKFSQGADSAPKKVSPTSYQGKAHVDERVETDDDEREIIGDQPEDNSPHTNTTAAHSSAGLPKFEIYKGIAAPLDRANADTDAIIPKQFLKTIKRTGLGSALFYALRFNEDGTEKPEFVLNQEPYRKAKVLVVTGPNFGCGSSREHAPWALLDFGIKCIIAPSFADIFFNNTFKNGMLPIPITNKADLDAIAAEAYAGKEIEIDLPNQVINDESGKKICSFEVEEFRKHCLVNGLDDIGLTLQMEDKISTFEKKMTKETPWLDGSGYLKRGKNGKLAVKPKPVPRTNRGEEIKEPLDW; via the exons ATGCCTACTGCTGAAGGTAGACCTCAAACTCTCTACGATAAGGTTCTCCAAGACCACATCGTAGATGAGAGAATGGATGGTACCATCTTGCTTTACATCG ATAGACATTTAGTGCATGAAGTTACTTCACCG CAAGCTTTCGAGGGTTTAAAAAATGCCGGCAGGAAAGTTAGAAGACCAGATTGTACGCTCGCTACAACCGATCAT AACGTCCCAACCAGTTCCCGAAAATCCCTCAAAAACATCGAAACTTTcgtcgaggaagaagattcgAGACTTCAATGCATGACACTCGAAGATAATGTCAAGGATTTTGGAATCACATACTTTGGTCTCGGTGATAAGCGTCAAGGTATTGTGCACATCATTGGTCCTGAACAGGGTTTCACTCTCCCGGGTACCACGGTAGTTTGTGGTGACAGTCACACTTCCACACATGGTGCATTTGGATCTTTGGCTTTCGGAATTGGTACGAGTGAAGTGGAGCATGTACTTGCGACACAAACTTTGATTACCAAACGAAGCAAGAATATGAGAATTCAAATCGATGGTGAACTTGCACCAGGTGTCACCGCAAAGGATGTCGTCTTACATGCGATCGGAAGAATCGGTACGGCTGGTGGAACCGGTGCAGTCATTGAGTTTTGTGGTTCGGTCATTCGAAGCTTGAGTATGGAAGGTAGAATGTCAATCTGTAACATGTCTATCGAAGGTGGTGCGAGAGCTGGTATGATTGCTCCAGACGAGATCACATTTGAGTATCTCAAGGATAGACCACTTGCTCCAAAGTATGGTTCTGAGGAATGGGAGAGAGCTATAAAATACTGGAAGGGTTTACAATCCGATGAAAACGCCAAGTACGATATCGATGTCTTCATTGATGCAAAGGATGTTGCTCCAACAGTGACTTGGGGTACCAGTCCTGAAGATGTCGTTCCAATTACCGGTTCAGTCCCAGATCCAGAATCTTACACCGataagggaaagaaggagaatgcTATCAAGATGTTGGAATACATGGGACTTACTGCCGGAACTCCAATGGAAGAGATTGTTTTGGACAAGGTTTTCATTGGTTCTTGTACCAATGCAAGAATTGAGGATCTCCGAGCTGCAGCTGGTATTGTCAAGGGGAAAAAGATTGCCGACAATATCAAGCGAGCAATGGTTGTTCCAGGTTCCGGTCTTGTCAAGAGTATGGCAGAAGATGAAGGTCTTGACAAGATTTTCACGGATGCTGGTTTCGAATGGAGAGAAGCTGGTTGCAGTATGTGTCTTGGAATGAACCCTGATATTTTGGCACCAAAGGAAAGATGTGCTAGTACCAGTAACAGAAATTTCGAAGGTCGTCAAGGAGCTGGAAGTCGTACTCATTTGGTATCGCCAGCTTCAGCAGCAGCTTCCGCTATTGTTGGTAAGCTTACAGATGTGAGAAAATTTTCCCAGGGAGCCGATTCAGCACCAAAGAAGGTATCACCAACTAGTTATCAAGGCAAGGCACACGTTGATGAACGTGTTGAgactgatgatgatgagcgAGAGATTATTGGTGACCAGCCAGAAGATAACTCCCCACACACAAACACCACCGCTGCACACTCCAGTGCTGGTCTACCAAAATTCGAAATCTACAAGGGAATTGCAGCACCATTAGACAGAGCTAATGCCGACACCGACGCTATTATTCCTAAGCAATTCTTGAAGACTATCAAGAGAACTGGTCTTGGATCTGCTCTTTTCTATGCTCTTCGCTTCAACGAAGATGGAACTGAGAAGCCCGAATTCGTTCTCAACCAAGAACCATATAGAAAGGCCAAGGTTCTCGTTGTCACTGGACCCAATTTCGGATGTGGAAGTTCTCGTGAACACGCTCCATGGGCCCTTCTTGATTTCGGCATCAAATGTATCATCGCCCCATCTTTCGCtgatatcttcttcaacaacaccTTCAAGAATGGTATGcttccaatcccaatcacCAACAAAGCCGATCTCGATGCCATTGCAGCAGAAGCATATGCAGGCAAGGAAATCGAAATtgatcttccaaatcaaGTTATCAATGATGAATCTGGCAAGAAAATCTGTAGCTTCGAGGTGGAAGAATTCAGAAAACATTGTTTAGTCAATGGGTTGGATGATATTGGATTAACTCTTCAAATGGAAGATAAGATTTCGACctttgagaagaagatgacaaAGGAGACACCATGGTTAGATGGTAGTGGATACttgaagagaggaaagaatggaaagttgGCAGTCAAGCCAAAGCCGGTACCTAGAACTAATCGCGGAGAGGAAATTAAGGAACCGCTTGATTGGTAA